A single window of Aythya fuligula isolate bAytFul2 chromosome Z, bAytFul2.pri, whole genome shotgun sequence DNA harbors:
- the KCNV2 gene encoding potassium voltage-gated channel subfamily V member 2 yields MRRQFPFLKAKGREREAANVLPQLARRKDNEDMCLDKQSGFSATAPLSSQPLLLLGPEGNYNYYVDDEDEEEEEKEQGKWPTGDPFEGENKPSSSIPCSPAFSSGAPAMASTSSVLNINVGGQSYRLTYQAVAIYPKTRLGRLATSTDRRCQLGLCDDYAAQGDEYFFDRDPAVFQLVYNFYASGVLRVRDELCPRSFLEELSYWGVRLKYTPRCCRICFEERRDELSEQLKVQRELRSQAEAQENEQLFHHMRYYGPQRWRLWNLMEKPFSSVTAKVMAVASSFFVLISVVALALNTVEEMQQVDRKSGESRPVLEHIETLCIAFFTLEYLLRLVSTPDLRRFASSALNAVDLIAILPLYLQLLLECFADDDQPRGRGSQHEHDIEKVGRVGKVGQVLRIMRLMRIFRILKLARHSTGLRAFGFTLRQCYQQVGCLLLFIAMGIFAFSAMVYTVEHDVSSTNFTSIPHAWWWAAVSISTVGYGDMCPETHLGRLFAFLCIAFGIILNGMPISILYNKFSDYYSKLKAYEYTALKKERGKVDFTRRAMKKISECCGESAAKTTNKQ; encoded by the exons ATGAGGAGGCAGTTTCCTTTCCTGAAAGCtaaaggaagagagagggaagCAGCAAATGTCCTTCCACAGCTCGCCAGGAGGAAGGACAATGAAGACATGTGTTTAGACAAGCAGAGTGGCTTTTCTGCCACTGCTCCGCtgagctcccagcccctgctgctccttggACCAGAGGGGAATTACAACTATTACGTGGATgatgaagatgaggaagaagaagagaaagaacaaggaaaatggcCAACCGGAGACCCATTTGAGGGAGAAAACAAGCCCTCGTCATCCATTCCTTGCTCCCCTGCCTTTTCCTCTGGAGCCCCAGCCATGGCATCCACTTCATCCGTGCTGAACATTAACGTCGGTGGCCAAAGCTACCGACTCACCTACCAGGCAGTGGCCATCTACCCCAAGACCCGCCTGGGTCGCCTGGCCACCTCCACTGACCGCCGCTGCCAGCTGGGCCTGTGCGATGACTATGCTGCCCAGGGAGACGAGTATTTCTTTGACCGTGACCCAGCTGTCTTCCAGCTGGTGTACAATTTCTATGCCTCAGGGGTGCTGCGTGTGAGGGATGAGCTTTGCCCACGCAGCTTCCTGGAGGAGTTGAGCTACTGGGGCGTGCGGCTCAAATACACACCCCGCTGCTGCCGCATCTGCTTCGAGGAGCGCCGCGACGAGCTGAGTGAGCAGCTGAAGGTCCAGCGTGAGCTGCGCTCCCAGGCAGAGGCTCAGGAGAATGAGCAGCTTTTCCACCACATGCGCTACTATGGGCCCCAGCGCTGGCGCCTCTGGAACCTCATGGAGAAGCCCTTCTCCTCTGTCACCGCCAAAGTGATGGCGGTGGCCTCTAGCTTCTTTGTGCTCATCTCCGTGGTGGCCCTGGCACTCAACACCGTGGAAGAGATGCAGCAGGTGGACCGGAAGAGTGGGGAGAGTCGTCCTGTCCTGGAGCACATCGAGACCCTGTGCATCGCTTTCTTCACCCTGGAGTACCTGCTGCGCTTAGTCTCTACCCCAGACCTACGCCGCTTTGCCAGCAGCGCGCTCAATGCTGTGGACCTCATTGCCATCTTGCCCCTctacctgcagctgctgcttgaaTGTTTCGCTGATGATGACCAGCCCCGAGGCCGGGGCTCTCAGCATGAGCACGATATCGAGAAGGTGGGACGGGTGGGCAAAGTGGGACAAGTGCTTCGCATCATGCGCCTCATGCGCATCTTCCGCATTCTCAAGCTGGCCCGCCACTCCACGGGGCTGCGTGCCTTCGGCTTTACCTTGCGCCAGTGCTACCAGCAGGTGGGCTGCCTTTTGCTCTTCATTGCCATGGGCATCTTCGCCTTCTCTGCCATGGTCTACACAGTGGAGCATGACGTCTCTAGTACCAACTTCACCAGCATCCCCCATGCTTGGTGGTGGGCTGCC GTCAGCATCTCTACAGTGGGATATGGAGACATGTGTCCAGAAACTCACCTCGGCCGCCTGTTCGCATTCCTCTGCATCGCGTTCGGTATAATCCTGAATGGCATGCCCATCTCCATACTTTACAACAAATTCTCAGACTATTACAGCAAGCTGAAGGCCTACGAGTACACTGCTCTcaagaaagaaagggggaaggTGGACTTCACACGGAGAGCCATGAAGAAAATATCTGAATGCTGCGGAGAAAGTGCT